The Limnospira fusiformis SAG 85.79 genomic interval TGAAATAAGCCGCCCAGTCTTCGGCAATTAGGACGTCATCAAAACCGCCAACTCTGGTGACAATATCATTGAGATAGCGACACACCTGGCTTTCTATGTTGCTAGGTAGGACTTGACGCGCTAGTGCTTGTGTCTCGGGGGTGTTGCTGGTGATTAACAGCAAATACTCACCGGGTCGAGGGGGAACACAGGAGGCTTGACCAAAGCTGGGTTTAGCACTGAAACCTATGGTAAGCAGAACCACCCCTACAGAACTAATCCTAGTTAACCATCGCCTCAACCTAAGTTTAACCATAGCTATAACAACTTTTGCGATCGATTTTGCAGCTATTGTACCCGAATTGAGATTTTCTGAGCGTAGGGGCGGTTTCTTTAGACAATCCTGATTTCAACCACATGATCTGAGAACCCGCCCCTATAGCCTGAAATAGTAGTATATTGAGCGACCACAGGTAATCAGGATTTTTAGCCAGCAGTAGCCAGAGACGCGATCGCATCAGGGATAGTAGCTGAAGGCGCTTCAAATTGTCCGGTAATCACGTGCTCAAGTCGCAATTTCAGCCAAGTAATAAACTGAGGGTTAGTAGAAACCAACGCCGCCGCTGGTTTAGGACATTTAGCTTTCACTTCGGCCATTTCGGGCGCTTCCAAAAATCCTGGCTCAATTACTAACCAAAAATCGATCTCCTTTTCCTGTTCTTGATAATTGCGCCGACGTTCCTTGAGCACTTCCTCAATAGGTTCCTCGATCACAAAGTCTTTACTAGCTAGGAGATAATAATAAGTTGCCATTTGTTTGTCACCTACAATTAACTAAAGAACAACTGGGCTGACTGTAACTTTCCCGTTAACCCAGGATAGCCTGTTTCATTTCCCGCACGGCTTTATCTAAACCGACAAGAACTGCCCGACTTATTATTGTATGACCAATGTTGAGTTCTTCCATACCTTCTAAGCGGGCTACAGGTTGCACATTCCAATAAGTCAAGCCGTGACCCGCATTAACTCGCAGTCCGGCTTCTAGGGCTAATTTACATCCTTGGGCTAAAATCTCGAGTTCCTTTTGCTGTTGGACTCCCTTGGCTTCGCAGTAACAACCTGTATGTAGTTCGATGAATTGGGCTTTAACTGTGGCTGAGGCTTCGATTTGGGCGGGGTTAGGATCGATAAATAAACTTACGGGGATTCCTGCATTTTGCAGGGTGCTGACTACTTCTGACATCCGCTGTAGTTGACCCAGGATATCTAATCCTCCTTCGGTGGTGACTTCTTCCCGGCGTTCGGGTACTAAGGTTATGTAGTCGGGTTTAATATCTAGGGCGATCGCTACCATTTCATCTGTGGCGGCCATTTCCAGGTTTAGGTGAGTTCTCACGGTTTCCCGTAACAGTCGCACATCTCTATCTTGGATATGACGGCGATCTTCGCGCAAATGTACTGTAATCCCGTCTGCTCCCGCTAGTTCTGCGATCGCCGCCGCTGCTACTGGATCCGGTTCCACTGTCCGCCGGGCTTGTCTAATTGTGGCAATGTGGTCAATATTTACACCGAGAGTGGGCATAGTTCTTTTGATCAAATCTTAGACCACAACAGTTTGACATATTCATGGGAACTCTGAAAAGTTAATTATTACAGGCCTTTCAAGAAAAGACCAACAGGGTATTGACAAAATCGATATTATATGTATATGAGTGTGATATAGAAATATTGTGGTAACATTACAGCTTGTTCACCAGTCGCTTAATACATTGCCCTCACCCTAAATCCCTCTGCCAGAGAGGGAGAGGGACTTTGAAAGGTGATCAGATGATTTCTGAACAGGCTGTAAGGTGCGTATCTGTGGGTAAATAATGCCGAATGGGGCTTAGTATAGATTATTAATAGGGAGTGGGTCATCAATATTGTGAATCTGGGGAACTTTAGGAAACTGCATAGCACGATGGCTCCGATTGTGATGCTACCACTATTTGTGACGGTATTTACGGGGGTAGCTTACCGATTGGGGAAAAGTTGGTTTGGTTTATCAAGGGACCAGGTACATTTTTTAATGGTGATTCATGAAGGGGAATATTTAGGGCAAACCTTAGAACCTGTGTATGTGCTATTAAATGGCTTAGGTTTACTGTGGATGCTGATCACGGGGTTAACAATGGTGTTTCAAAATATGAAGCGATCGCGATGGTTTAGGAATCTGCAAGCCAAAAAACAGGCTTCATCCCAATCGCCAGAATAAATGGGTTATTTCCGTTTGGGGACTAAAAAACCTTCAACTTTCCTCAATATCTGTTAGGCGATCGCATGAGCTAGAATAATTTAAGCCGGAAATGGCGATCGCCCATTTCCAGGGGACAACCTTCTAGGGGGGGTAAACCTTGACCATGACACCAAGTGAGTTGAACCACTGTTATAGGGTCCTTGAATTGCAACCCGGTGCATCCCTGGAGGTTGTAGATAGGGCTTATAAAGATTTAGCATTTATCTGGCATCCCGATCGCATTCCAGAAGATAACCAACGGCTGCGACAGTTAGCAGAAGATAAACTCAAGGAAATTAACCAGGCGCGCGATAAGTTGCGATCGCTGTTGAGGTCTAATAAAACGAAACCATCGAAACCGACCCCCAGACCTGAGTATGCTGGGGCTAAACGTCAGACCCAGACCAGCCACAACACCAACTCATATTATACTTACCGCGCGGCCACTCCACCCCACCGTCCCCCCAAACAGGAGTATCAGTCACCACCAGCTTATCAGCGTCCATCCTATTCTGATTTGACTAACGCTGATTTTCGGGGGGCGAACCTGAAGGAAAGAGATTTGTCGGGACGGAATTTGAGTGGGGCAGATCTGAGTTATGCTGATATGACGGATTGTTTTTTACATAGAGTTAACTTGAGTGGGGCTTGTTTGCATCGGGCTAATTTATTCCGGGCTAATTTTTTGCAGGCCAATCTGAGTTACGCTAATCTTCAGGAGGCTAACCTAATTGGTGCGGATTTAAGTGGTGCGGATTTGCGGGGGGCTAATTTAACCGGGGCGAAAGTGGGATATAGCGATCGCTTAATGGTGAAACTAACCGGGGCTAATTTGGCTGGGGCAATTTTACCAGATGGCACTATTCACCCGGGTTAAAACTGATAGCTGCGATCGCTTACCCACAAACGTAGTGGAATTGCATTCCCCTGGGAGTCCACTTTGACTTCAACCACAAAAGACTCAGGATCGCGACTTTGAGCGCGGCTAATGTTCTCGTTAACCTCTAAGCGCTTATTTTCCGGCATATAGTAGGTTTCCAGACCGTATTTTAGACCCCAGCCATCACCTGTACCTCGAATGGCGATCTGATTTTCTGGTAAATTATCAGGACGCTGGTTGCTAACTGCTACGGGTTGCCAAGGAAGGGGGCGATCGCCTTCTGGTTGTTCTTGGGGTTTTTCTAGGATCACATAAACTGTATCACCATCTCGGATAGAATTTCTGTGTGACATGGTACCGGAACCGGGAAGATTTCTGAGGGTACTAGGTTGAGAAATTTCATAACTGAGAATTTGATAATAACCCCGCAAGAAATCATAGGGGTCAACGGGGGCTGTTTGTAATACAACAGTTGTTCCAGTAATATATGTGTAAAAAGCCTGAGCCGGAATTGATATTACCAATGCTACCTGACACAATAGGGGAGCCAGAAGTCGCCAATTGGGTAAGCGACGTTGACGGCTATTTACTGAACCCGGAAGGATAACTGAGGGTTTTGCGGATGGGATTTTGTTAGTGTTAACCATACTGTTACCTCACCATGAAAGATGAAATTATGAATTAGGACTTGGAATTAGGGAGAGTCGGACGAGACAAGTTTTTTTCAAACCATAAACCGGCGATAATTACAGCAATTCCACACAGGACTAAAACTAAGGCTTTCAGGAGTAGTTCGGTTTCGTATTCAAACATTCGGCTGATAATTTGGAGGACTAATAGCACCATACCGTACCAAAAAGCACTCCGATTGCCTTTTAACAGTCCTAAGCGAACGGTGAATGCGCCCAACAGAAACATTTGCACATTGAAAATTAAAGTGGCGGTGGTGGGAATTTCCGCTATTGAGATATGCCAAAAAGTGACTATACCAGTGATGATAATCAAGGCACTAATAGCGGTGGTATAGGCATCTACACCCCAATATCTTTGGCTACCATGAGGCTTAATTATCTGGAACCATTGCCAGAGGGATATGACCACAAAAGCCAGGATATTAATTAGCATTACATTGGGATTTTCTGGGTTAGAGCGATAAGTCCAGAAGTCCAAGTTTTTCCAAACCTGAAAAAATGAAAAGAGGAAGCATAAAAATCCTAAGTACAAAATGGCTAAACGGTGAGCGATCGCTTGAAAAGGCTGACCATGGACATAGGGCCATTGACTATCTCGATAGGACCATAACCAAGTGGGGATTAAAATTAAGCTGATCACAACCTCAATTCCGCTTATGGGCTGGAAGGAAATCAATCTTCCCATAATGACTAATAATGGGATAGCGATCGCCAACAGCGCCATGATAAAAACCACACGGGATTGACACCAATAGGCTAGGGGTATAAATAAAATAGCAGATGCGATCGGCATATATTGGAGCAAAATATCAATAGCAGATAAATCCCTGGCTGATAGGGCTATATTGATGCCCTGAAAGTATCCTAAGCCCAACAGAATTATGGCTAAAACCGATAGAGAGCGCAATTTTAAGCTATAAGCCATAATCAGGACACCTAGCCCCCAAACGACATATAATCCGTATGGGGAACCGCCTATATGAAACATCTGGGCCAGCAGTGCTATATTTGCTCCCAAAGACAATGCGCCAGCCATTAGCAGTCCCTGTCCGAGGCGTTGTTTAGATTCTGATGTAGGATGTTGCCACAGGTAAAACCCACCTGTATTAAATCCAATGAGGACGGATAGGAGTAGCAAAACCCGCATATATCGGGGCCATTGTTGCCAGTTAGCTGCCACAAAGGTAATCACACCCAATCCCAAGAGGATGCCACCACCTACCATGAGAATCATGACAAAGCGATTGCTGGCGGCGGTTTCGAGGCTATTAAACTGATAGCGATCGGCTAATTGTTGATAAAGTTCATCATTAACCAAGCCTTCTGCTTTCCATAGTCGAGCTTCCTGTCGCAATTGGCGACGAAACTTTTCTGAAATCATCGATTGAAAGCCTATGTCAGATAGGTTCAGTTTGTCTTGATGTTCAGATTTTGGTAGAATAGTTTATGCCACATTCTCAACTGTCTCTGTTTCAAAAAAGCAGCAAATGAGGGGAGGAGTAGGGAAGCGGAAAAAAGAGTGTAGAGACAAGTGGGGCCTTATCCAAGGTATAACTTGTCTCTAGGGTCAGGGGCTATTTTCGTGTGATTTGTTGCCTGATACATTTACGCGACATTTTTCCGGCTCCGGATAATGCAACGATAGCACCATTACCTATTAAGGTAATGGAGGCGGTATCCCGCAAAGCTTTTAGAAAGATGATCCCAAAGCACTGTTTAGCTTGGTAGTCTTAGACCTGATTTTTCCCTTCACCTAGCTAGCCATGTTGGAAGTCTCGAAGATGAGCCCAAAAATTAGGCTGTGTTATGGGATGGTCAGGGATGCGACCCAATCAACCAAGGGGTTTAAGTCCTCACCGGGTAGTTATTTGGCTCATTTCAGCTCTATTTCATACCCGAAGGTCCCGCACCATACTTGGTATGGTAGCGCATCGCCCTAATTGGTTCAACTAATCTGCGATTAAATTAAGCTCTTTAAGTTTTTTCATTAGTAAAGAGGGGGACGCTGAGACTCGTTAATTTGCAACTGTTCGCGACCATTGCGGATAATCCTTACCATGTCGCTCAGTTCATGCTCAATTTTAGCTAGAACATGATCAGCATACTCATCGGCTCCGGTTTGGATCTCATTACACTCATTTAAGATCCGATTTCGCATAGCATCAAGTTCCTGTTGAGCCTGATAGCGAATTTGTTCAACCTCGGCGAGAGTTTGTTGCTGTAAGGCTTCACACTCTATCTGGACTTGTTGTCTAAGGCGATCGGCTTCTTCGGTCGCTCGTTGGACAATACCAGTTTCATTAAAAAGTTGAGTAGCTCTTTGTTCAGCATTCTGTAGGATAGAGGCTGCATATTCTTCAGCTTCCTGGAGAATTTCATCTTTATGACGAACAATAATATCAGCCTCCTGAAAAGCACTCGGAAGATTTAAGCGGATCAGGTCTAGTTGATCTAGCAACTGTTCCTCGTCCACAAGAGTGCGTCGAGTCAGGGGAATGCGAGGACTGTCAAGAATCATTTCTTCAAGTCGGTTAAGTTCCCGCTGAATATCTATACTAGGCGAAGCGGTAGGAGTCGGTTCGCCGTTAGTGACAAGTCCATTAGGATTAGATTCAATTCTGGGGGTTAATTCCTGGCGTAACATCTATTAATATCTATAGCGACGTGGTTGGGAACAAGATGATCGACTGAACCGCCAAACTTGGCGATCTCCTTAACGACACTGCTTGATAAAAAGCTATATTCGTTGGAGGTTGCCAAGAAAACTGTCTCGATTGTATCAGACAGGGTTTTATTAGTGTGAGCCATTTGCAGTTCCATCTCAAAATCAGACAGGACTCGCAAGCCGCGCAATAGCACTTGTGCCTTTCTCAGTTTGGCATAGTCTACGGTGAGACCCTCAAAACTGGCAACCTCGACATTATCCAAATGGGAGATAGATTGCCGAATTTGAATCAGGCGTTGTTCGACTGTAAACAGGGGAGTCTTGCTAGGGTTGCGTAGGACGGCCACAATCACCCATTCAAATAGATGGGAACCTCGCTCAATTATATCAATATGTCCAAAGGTAACTGGGTCAAAACTGCCTGGATATATAGCAATCACAATAGATTATGGTTATCTTGAAGTCTTACCAGAGATTACCTTAAACTGTTTGATGGTTAAAACAAACTTTTTCCCTTACGGAATTCCCGGGCTACCCCGGAAGAGTCAAGCCCAGCCATACGGAATCGGCGATCTAAATCGGCCGCATCGGGGGAGGACTTTTCGGCTTCTTCCATGGTAATGCGTCCTAGGGTAACTTGTTCAAAAATCGCCTGGTTAATCAGTTGCATTCCTTCATAGGTGTCATTTTCCATGAGGTGAGTTGCACTTTCCTCGTCGCCTTTGAGTAGATAGTCTTTCATGGCTGGGGTATTAACTAGGATATCGTGAACTGCAGCCCTTTTGTTATCGACTGTGGGGATTAATAATTGAGCAATTACGGCGACTAGGGAATCACAGATCTGAATCCTGACGGCTGCCTGTTCGTCTACGTTGTAGAGGTTTAACAGTCGGTTGACTGAGTTAATGGCGTTGTGAGTGTGGACGGTTCCCAAGACTAGGTGCCCGGTTTGGGATGCTTGGAGGGCAGTATTAACTGTGGTGCGATCGCGCATTTCCCCAATTAGAATAACATCTGGGTCTTCCCGCAAAACGGCACGGAGGGCATGATGAAATTCTAGGGTATGTAATCCGACTTCCCTTTGAGAGATTAAGCATTGTCGGGAAGCATGGACAAATTCAATGGGGTCTTCAATGGTGACAATGTGCTTGCGAGCGTTTTCATTGAGATAACGTAACATGGCAGCGAGGGTGGTAGATTTACCTGAACCCGTTGGACCTGTGACTAAAATTAACCCATGGGGATAGCTAATAATGTTTTTGAGAACTTCTGGTAATCTCAATTCATCGATACTAGGAATTTTTAAGTTAATTAGTCGCAGCACCATGGCTCCCCCGGTCAGAGATTCAAAGCAATTAACCCGACATCGGACTATACCAGGATAAAAAATGGCGGTGTCGAGTTCTTTCATTTCGGCAAATTGTTGCCTTTGGTGTGGGGCGAGAATCTCACTGAGATACTGCTCAAATATTTCTGGGGTGACTTTTACTTGGTCTTTAATTCTAACCATTTCCCCCTGTATCCTATATCGGGTAGTATGTCCGACTCGAATATGAATATCGGAGGCTTTTTTAACAAAGGCATCCTTAACCATATCTTTAATGGAGTTACTGGGGGAAACATTGGTCGATTGTCGTTGTCTCGCGCGCACCGGAACTGTGGGCTTGGGGGGGAGATTTTCGGGAGATGGTGACTGAGTTGAATGAGCCATGAGGTGAGTGTCCCTTAGCTGATATCTGTTGCTAATTGTGGCACAGGGTTAACCGCAGTTGCAGTTGAGAACAGAGGGAAATTGATTTTCTGGTGGGGTTATGGCTCGTCGGTGCGATCGCCCCTGGGAATCCCTGGGAATCGAGAATTGACAGTAGAACCTGCCCCTAACATGATTGTTGATTTTTGTTTGAACGGCACAGGGAAATGATAGGATGATCTGAGGTATCCTAACCTAACATTTGCTCAAGTTTCGATTTTTTATGATTGTGAGTCAACCAGCCCTAGAGACTTCTGCGGGAGTTTCTTTACAAAATTTTCCGAGACTGCGCCGGGGGGTTACTGATATTTTCCCGGAATTGCCTAATTCTGAAAACCCAGAGGAAAATTTGGGTCAGCGGTTGGCTCTCAGTACCCGCCCTCTTAGGATTAAGTTAGGTATCGACCCGACTGGCTCGGATATTCACCTAGGACATAGTATCATTTTTCGGAAGTTGCGGGCTTTCCAGGACGCAGGACATACGGCGGTTCTCATTATTGGCGATTTTACTGCCCGCATTGGTGATCCTACTGGCAAATCGGAGGTTCGTCGTCAGCTAACTCCTGAGCAAGTAGAACAAAATGCCCAAACTTATCTCGAACAACTGCGCCCGATTTTAGATTTTGATACCCCGGGACGTTTGGAAATTCGTCGTAACTCGGAATGGTTATCTAAGTTGGATCTGGCTAAAACTTTGGATTTGCTGTCGCGGATGACGGTGGGACAAATGTTGGCTAAGGAAGGGTTTTCGCTGAGGTTTGAACAGGAAAATCCAATATATTTGCATGAGTTTCTCTATCCGTTAATGCAGGGTTATGATTCGGTGGCAGTTGAGGCTGATGTGGAGTTGGGAGGAACGGATCAAAAGTTTAATCTGGCTGTGGGAAGAGATTTACAGCGCTATTTTGGACAAACACCACAGTTCGGTTTACTAATGCCTATTTTGATTGGTACTGATGGGGTGCAGAAAATGTCTAAGTCCCTGGGTAATTATGTGGGACTGTCGGAAGACCCTTTGACTATGTACTCCAAATTGGAGAAGGTTCCTGATGGTTTGATTGCACAATATTTTGAGTTGCTCACTGATTACCCATTGGCAGAATTGCCGGAAAATCCTCGCGATCGCCAAAAGTTACTCGCCTTGGATATAGTCACTCAATACCACGGAGAAGCGGCGGCTTTGGCGGCGCAAAAAGCGGCTGTAAATTTGGTGCAAGGAGATGCAACTAGGGCTGAGGCTGTACCGGAATTTTCTCTGTCAGAGGTGGAGTTTCCGGCTAAGTTATTCTATATTCTTTCGGCTAGTGGACTGTGTAAAAGTGGCAGCGAGGCGAGGCGACAAATTGCGGGAGGTGCTGTGAAAATAGATGGCGATCGCATTGAGGATCCTAATTTAGTTGTGGCTTCTGCTGAAGAACTGAAAGGGCGAGTTTTACAAGTTGGGAAAAAGAAATTTATCCGGCTAGTGTAAATGGGTTGCCTATCATTGATTAACTTGGGGTGTAATCGGGATAATTTATCATCAATAAATTTCCGGTTTTACCCGGCTTATATTGACTGTAAAAATTGGAAAATATACCAACCATGACCATAGATAAAGTTATTGTTCCCCTAGATGTTTCCAGTCAAGCTGATGCGATCGCATTGATTGAAACCCTGCCACAAGTCACATTTTGGAAAGTGGGTTTAGAACTGTTTGTCAGTTGTGGTCCGCAAATTTTAAAACAACTAAAACAGCGCAATAAGCGGATATTTTTGGATCTGAAATTCCATGATATACCCAATACCGTAGCCGGAGCCTGTCGCGCCGCCGCTCGCTATGGTGTAGACTTAATTACTATTCACGCCACCGCTGGAAAAGTCGCCCTAAAAGCTGCTCAGTCGGCGGCGGAAATGGGAGCGAATGAGGCGGGTGTACCCGTACCTAAATTAATCGCCATTAGCCTGTTAACGAGCCTTAACGCCAGGGAATTAGCCTTTGACCTCAAAATTCCCCTGGAACTGCCAGAGTATGCCTTACAGATGGCATTATTAGGGCAAGAGTGCGGTTTAGCGGGGGCGGTGTGTTCGCCGCAGGAAGTGGCACAACTACGGCGGACTTGCGGGGATGATTTTCTGTTGGTGTGTCCTGGGGTGCGTCCGAGTTGGGCATCTAAAGGTGATCAAAAGCGATCGCTCACTCCTTCGGAAGCATTGAAAGCGGGTGCTAATTATTTAGTAATTGGACGACCTATTACTGAAGCGAATAACCCCATGACAGCATTAAAGCTAATTTCGGAAGAGTTAGACGCAGCGGAAAAGATAGTCAAGTAGATGTTTAGTATTGTAGCTAAATTACCATTTTGGTGAGCAAAGGGGCGGCGCTGAGAAGGGTTTGGGTGTAGGGATGCTGAGGATGTTTAAAAATCTGCTCAGTGTTTCCTATTTCCACAATTTTACCAGCGTTCATAACCGCAATGCGATCGCACAAAAATCTAGCCACCCATAAATCGTGGGTAATAAATAAATAGGTAAGATTAAAGTCTCGCTTGAGGTCTAACATTAACTGTAATACTTGAGCCTGAACACTAGCATCAAGCATACTAACAGGCTCATCACAGATTACCAATTTAGGGCGAGTAATTAAAGCACGAGCAATGGCTACCCGTTGCTGTTGTCCTCCTGAGAGTTGTTTGGGATAGCGGTTATAATAGTCCTCTACCGGAGTCAAACCCACGCGATCGAGCATTTCTAATACCCAACGTTTCGCCTGGGGTAGTTTTGCCATTTTATGAATTAATAGGGGGTCAGCAATAGCTCGACCAATGGTCATCATGGGATTTAAACAAGCGTTAGGATCTTGAAATATCATTTGGATATCGCGACGCTGTGAGCGCACTTGTCGCACTGACATAGCCGTTAAATCTTGACCCTCAAATTTCACTGTACCAGCGGTGGCGCGAACTAACTGTAAAATGGTGCGGGAAAGGGTACTTTTACCGCAGCCAGACTCTCCTACCAACCCGAAAATTTCACCAGGAGATAACTCGAAACTCACGCCATCAACGGCTTTGATTAATTGCTTTTGTTTGGTGAATATTTGCTGAATTATGCCGGATTCTAAACTATAATGCTGTTGGAGATTTTCAATTTGGAGAAGTGGTGGTGGTGGGTTAGTCTGTGTCTGTTCTTGGGGAGTATTGGGTTCTGGTGGCTGTTGGGAAGTTCCATGAACGTGGAGAGCAGATTCTAGGAGCGATCGCGTATATTGATGTTGGGGGTATTGTAGAACGGTGCGGCTATCTCCGAGTTCGACAATTTTACCTTGATACATAACCGCAATGCGATCGCAATACTCTCCCACCATGGCTAAATCATGGGAAATTAATAGGATAGCAGTTCCGCGTTCACGACATAGCCGGGTGAGTTCCTGCAAAATTTGCGCTGATACTGTCACATCTAAACTGGTGGTAGGTTCATCAGCTACAATTAACTTTGGGTTTAACAATAGGGCTAATGCGATCGCCACCCGTTGACGCATTCCACCACTAAACTCGTGAGGGTATTGAGACCAGCGTTCCGGTTGAATTTGGACGGCTGCTAAAGTAGCGATCGCCCTTTCTTTCGCCTGAGACCTGGACAATTGTGGCTCATGAGCTTTTAGGGTTTCAATGCAATGTTCCCCAATAGTCATCAGTGGATCAAGGCGGGTCATGGGGTCTTGAAACACTAAGGCGATCGCCTCCCCCCGAAACTGTCGCAATTCCTTCTCGTTAAGGTCAAAAACCGATTTTCCGCCAAATGTGACTCGACCTTGAATAAGACTAGACTCTGGAAGTAGACGCATAGCAGCGCGTCCCAAAGTAGACTTACCACAGCCAGACTCACCGACAAGTCCCAGACGTTCCCCCGGTTTGAGGGTTAGGGAAACATCATCTACGACCCAAGAGGGTGATTTATTCTGACTGGGATAAGCTACTCGCAGGTTTTCGATGTTAAACATTAAATTAAAGTTCCGAAGTTAGTCAGAAGCTGCCACCGTAGGACAAGTTTTATCATATCAACTATCTTGAAACAGATACATTTAACCCGGAAAAATCTAGCAATTGCTGGAAGTTTCTGAGTATGGCACAATCTGGAATGAAGTTATCGCGCCATTGGCGGAGGTATCTCTCAAAGCCAAGGGCAAAATGTTGAAAGCGCCATTGACATCACGCCCAATAGCGTGACTGCAGTCGGGACAAACAAATTGTTTGTTGCCTCTTAGCTTTGTGTGAATGTGGCCACACTTGGAGCAGGTTTTACTGGTGTACTCTTCCGTCACATCCGGGGGCGGGTTTACAAAGCTGATTCTTCTTAGTGGGGGCTGATCGCAGAACCCGCCCCTACACACAGCCATATTTAGCCGCTTGATGCTTCAATGTTTGCTTAAAACGGTAATGA includes:
- a CDS encoding MgPME-cyclase complex family protein; this translates as MATYYYLLASKDFVIEEPIEEVLKERRRNYQEQEKEIDFWLVIEPGFLEAPEMAEVKAKCPKPAAALVSTNPQFITWLKLRLEHVITGQFEAPSATIPDAIASLATAG
- a CDS encoding pyridoxine 5'-phosphate synthase — protein: MPTLGVNIDHIATIRQARRTVEPDPVAAAAIAELAGADGITVHLREDRRHIQDRDVRLLRETVRTHLNLEMAATDEMVAIALDIKPDYITLVPERREEVTTEGGLDILGQLQRMSEVVSTLQNAGIPVSLFIDPNPAQIEASATVKAQFIELHTGCYCEAKGVQQQKELEILAQGCKLALEAGLRVNAGHGLTYWNVQPVARLEGMEELNIGHTIISRAVLVGLDKAVREMKQAILG
- a CDS encoding pentapeptide repeat-containing protein; this encodes MTPSELNHCYRVLELQPGASLEVVDRAYKDLAFIWHPDRIPEDNQRLRQLAEDKLKEINQARDKLRSLLRSNKTKPSKPTPRPEYAGAKRQTQTSHNTNSYYTYRAATPPHRPPKQEYQSPPAYQRPSYSDLTNADFRGANLKERDLSGRNLSGADLSYADMTDCFLHRVNLSGACLHRANLFRANFLQANLSYANLQEANLIGADLSGADLRGANLTGAKVGYSDRLMVKLTGANLAGAILPDGTIHPG
- a CDS encoding GDYXXLXY domain-containing protein, with amino-acid sequence MVNTNKIPSAKPSVILPGSVNSRQRRLPNWRLLAPLLCQVALVISIPAQAFYTYITGTTVVLQTAPVDPYDFLRGYYQILSYEISQPSTLRNLPGSGTMSHRNSIRDGDTVYVILEKPQEQPEGDRPLPWQPVAVSNQRPDNLPENQIAIRGTGDGWGLKYGLETYYMPENKRLEVNENISRAQSRDPESFVVEVKVDSQGNAIPLRLWVSDRSYQF
- a CDS encoding DUF2157 domain-containing protein, with the protein product MISEKFRRQLRQEARLWKAEGLVNDELYQQLADRYQFNSLETAASNRFVMILMVGGGILLGLGVITFVAANWQQWPRYMRVLLLLSVLIGFNTGGFYLWQHPTSESKQRLGQGLLMAGALSLGANIALLAQMFHIGGSPYGLYVVWGLGVLIMAYSLKLRSLSVLAIILLGLGYFQGINIALSARDLSAIDILLQYMPIASAILFIPLAYWCQSRVVFIMALLAIAIPLLVIMGRLISFQPISGIEVVISLILIPTWLWSYRDSQWPYVHGQPFQAIAHRLAILYLGFLCFLFSFFQVWKNLDFWTYRSNPENPNVMLINILAFVVISLWQWFQIIKPHGSQRYWGVDAYTTAISALIIITGIVTFWHISIAEIPTTATLIFNVQMFLLGAFTVRLGLLKGNRSAFWYGMVLLVLQIISRMFEYETELLLKALVLVLCGIAVIIAGLWFEKNLSRPTLPNSKS
- the coaD gene encoding pantetheine-phosphate adenylyltransferase, with the protein product MIAIYPGSFDPVTFGHIDIIERGSHLFEWVIVAVLRNPSKTPLFTVEQRLIQIRQSISHLDNVEVASFEGLTVDYAKLRKAQVLLRGLRVLSDFEMELQMAHTNKTLSDTIETVFLATSNEYSFLSSSVVKEIAKFGGSVDHLVPNHVAIDINRCYARN
- a CDS encoding type IV pilus twitching motility protein PilT, which translates into the protein MAHSTQSPSPENLPPKPTVPVRARQRQSTNVSPSNSIKDMVKDAFVKKASDIHIRVGHTTRYRIQGEMVRIKDQVKVTPEIFEQYLSEILAPHQRQQFAEMKELDTAIFYPGIVRCRVNCFESLTGGAMVLRLINLKIPSIDELRLPEVLKNIISYPHGLILVTGPTGSGKSTTLAAMLRYLNENARKHIVTIEDPIEFVHASRQCLISQREVGLHTLEFHHALRAVLREDPDVILIGEMRDRTTVNTALQASQTGHLVLGTVHTHNAINSVNRLLNLYNVDEQAAVRIQICDSLVAVIAQLLIPTVDNKRAAVHDILVNTPAMKDYLLKGDEESATHLMENDTYEGMQLINQAIFEQVTLGRITMEEAEKSSPDAADLDRRFRMAGLDSSGVAREFRKGKSLF
- the tyrS gene encoding tyrosine--tRNA ligase; translation: MIVSQPALETSAGVSLQNFPRLRRGVTDIFPELPNSENPEENLGQRLALSTRPLRIKLGIDPTGSDIHLGHSIIFRKLRAFQDAGHTAVLIIGDFTARIGDPTGKSEVRRQLTPEQVEQNAQTYLEQLRPILDFDTPGRLEIRRNSEWLSKLDLAKTLDLLSRMTVGQMLAKEGFSLRFEQENPIYLHEFLYPLMQGYDSVAVEADVELGGTDQKFNLAVGRDLQRYFGQTPQFGLLMPILIGTDGVQKMSKSLGNYVGLSEDPLTMYSKLEKVPDGLIAQYFELLTDYPLAELPENPRDRQKLLALDIVTQYHGEAAALAAQKAAVNLVQGDATRAEAVPEFSLSEVEFPAKLFYILSASGLCKSGSEARRQIAGGAVKIDGDRIEDPNLVVASAEELKGRVLQVGKKKFIRLV
- the pyrF gene encoding orotidine-5'-phosphate decarboxylase — protein: MTIDKVIVPLDVSSQADAIALIETLPQVTFWKVGLELFVSCGPQILKQLKQRNKRIFLDLKFHDIPNTVAGACRAAARYGVDLITIHATAGKVALKAAQSAAEMGANEAGVPVPKLIAISLLTSLNARELAFDLKIPLELPEYALQMALLGQECGLAGAVCSPQEVAQLRRTCGDDFLLVCPGVRPSWASKGDQKRSLTPSEALKAGANYLVIGRPITEANNPMTALKLISEELDAAEKIVK